A section of the Spirosoma pollinicola genome encodes:
- a CDS encoding DUF6786 family protein, with protein sequence MNKIIAFAFAGLVTACSGRKADTDDTQTNQSTVDTLPTTSFDRDRDFLRQYHPDLIELQNGEAHALICPAYQGRVMTSSADGKASYGWINYDLIKSGKLLPHMNAFGGEDRFWLGPEGGQFALYFKKGDPFDADHWQTPAAIDSEPFTRTDSSQTSATFTRTVSLTNYTGTRFDIGIARTVRLLTKELITRQLAVNSESIKVVGIQSENSIANKGKQAWTTETGMPSIWILGMMNASPKATIIIPYKPGKGQPINDAYFGEVPADRLRMGKTSALLTADANFRSKIGVSPSRVTGWIGSYDPTAKTLTLVTYEVDPTNIRYVNSAWEHQKEPFSGDVINAYNDGPMKPGQSQMGKFYELESSSPAAGLAPGASQHHRHTTFHVQGTEQELNELAKRFLLTDLTSITDK encoded by the coding sequence ATGAACAAAATCATCGCCTTTGCTTTTGCAGGTTTAGTCACGGCCTGTTCGGGGCGGAAAGCTGATACCGACGATACGCAAACGAATCAATCGACTGTGGATACCCTGCCAACTACCTCTTTCGACAGAGACCGGGACTTTTTACGTCAATACCACCCCGACCTGATTGAGCTACAGAATGGTGAGGCACACGCCCTGATTTGTCCAGCCTATCAGGGGCGGGTGATGACCAGTAGTGCCGACGGAAAAGCCAGTTATGGTTGGATCAACTACGACTTAATTAAATCGGGGAAGTTACTGCCGCATATGAATGCCTTTGGGGGCGAAGATCGATTCTGGCTTGGACCGGAAGGCGGGCAGTTTGCGCTCTATTTCAAAAAAGGCGATCCCTTCGACGCCGACCATTGGCAAACACCAGCCGCTATTGACTCTGAACCATTTACCCGTACAGATAGCTCGCAGACGTCAGCTACGTTTACACGTACGGTATCGCTGACAAATTACACGGGCACCCGCTTCGATATTGGTATTGCGCGAACAGTTCGGCTATTAACGAAAGAACTAATAACCAGGCAGTTAGCTGTTAATTCTGAATCGATAAAAGTGGTTGGGATTCAATCTGAGAATTCAATTGCAAATAAAGGGAAACAGGCCTGGACAACAGAAACGGGTATGCCGTCGATCTGGATTTTGGGTATGATGAATGCATCGCCCAAGGCGACAATTATTATTCCCTACAAGCCGGGTAAAGGACAGCCCATAAATGATGCCTATTTTGGCGAAGTACCCGCCGACCGGTTGCGAATGGGAAAAACATCGGCGCTGTTAACGGCCGACGCCAACTTTCGGAGTAAAATTGGCGTGTCGCCCAGCAGGGTTACTGGCTGGATTGGCAGTTACGATCCCACGGCTAAAACCTTAACACTTGTCACCTATGAGGTTGATCCAACGAATATCCGATACGTCAACTCCGCCTGGGAACATCAGAAAGAACCGTTTTCCGGAGATGTTATCAATGCATATAATGATGGGCCGATGAAGCCCGGTCAATCACAAATGGGGAAATTTTACGAGCTGGAGTCTTCATCGCCAGCGGCCGGGTTAGCCCCCGGTGCCAGCCAGCACCACCGGCATACAACATTTCATGTGCAGGGAACGGAACAAGAATTGAATGAGCTGGCGAAACGATTTCTGTTAACGGATTTGACGTCTATAACGGACAAATAG
- the atpB gene encoding F0F1 ATP synthase subunit A yields MLRSAINKILFATALILSSLVGAQAQEHAHEGEAHANHEGEAKATKGKFDVGGMIMHHIKDDHGWEFAHGVTLPLPVILYSKDRGLEVFSSSNLAHEATYNGYKNVHGKIHRVNEAGEVDHEAKVYNFSITKNVASLLLSAVIMLLVFSAVSRGYAKNKGKAPSGLQSFLEPIILFVRDEIAKPSIGPKYTKYLPYLLTLFFFILVNNLLGLLPGAANLTGNITVTLVLSVITFLIVTFSGNKHYWLHILKPTGVPVALLPIMIPVEIVGVFMKPLSLMIRLFANITAGHIIILSLLGLIFMANNMGGMGTSLAISPVVLFFTLFLNLIELLVAFLQAFIFTLLTAMYIGSAVEDHHEADHGIGYEGAEAH; encoded by the coding sequence ATGTTGCGTTCGGCTATTAATAAGATTTTATTTGCAACGGCTCTCATTCTGAGCTCGTTAGTAGGTGCTCAGGCACAGGAGCATGCCCACGAGGGTGAAGCGCATGCCAATCATGAAGGGGAGGCAAAAGCCACCAAAGGTAAATTTGATGTCGGGGGCATGATTATGCACCACATTAAAGATGATCACGGCTGGGAGTTTGCCCACGGTGTTACACTACCATTACCCGTCATTTTATATTCTAAAGATCGCGGTCTGGAAGTCTTCTCTTCGTCAAACTTAGCCCACGAAGCTACGTACAACGGCTACAAGAACGTACACGGCAAAATTCACCGGGTCAATGAAGCAGGTGAGGTTGATCACGAAGCGAAAGTCTATAACTTCTCGATCACCAAGAACGTAGCATCATTGCTATTGAGCGCCGTTATTATGTTACTTGTCTTTTCGGCTGTTAGCCGGGGCTATGCAAAAAACAAAGGCAAAGCACCTTCGGGTCTTCAATCGTTCCTGGAGCCGATCATTCTGTTCGTTCGGGATGAGATTGCCAAGCCAAGCATCGGCCCTAAATACACGAAGTATTTGCCTTACCTGCTTACACTGTTCTTCTTCATTCTGGTGAACAACCTGCTTGGGTTGTTGCCGGGTGCGGCCAACCTGACAGGTAATATCACCGTCACACTGGTGTTATCGGTTATCACTTTCCTGATCGTTACGTTCAGCGGAAACAAGCACTACTGGCTGCACATTCTGAAGCCAACGGGTGTTCCTGTAGCGTTGTTGCCTATTATGATTCCCGTTGAGATCGTCGGCGTATTCATGAAGCCATTATCGCTCATGATCCGGTTATTCGCCAATATCACGGCTGGCCACATTATCATTTTAAGTCTGTTGGGCCTGATTTTTATGGCAAACAACATGGGTGGCATGGGCACAAGCCTTGCGATTAGTCCTGTTGTTCTGTTTTTTACCCTGTTTCTGAATTTGATCGAACTGCTGGTAGCGTTCCTGCAAGCGTTCATTTTTACCCTGCTAACGGCTATGTATATCGGTAGTGCGGTAGAAGATCACCACGAAGCCGATCACGGCATTGGCTACGAAGGCGCTGAAGCGCATTAA
- the atpH gene encoding ATP synthase F1 subunit delta: MAVATVAARYAKSLLDLAQEKGLTETMYKDMQFFKNTVDQSRPLMLMLKNPIVRAEKKSAVLTAAFNKRVDPMTMAFFQIIAKKNREGIMDAIAEQFISQYNKLKGIERANVVTTVPLTDAQREQFKAIVMKTTGCKVVELEEKLDSKLIGGYVLNLGDRQVDGSIRSQLNDLRLKFLN; this comes from the coding sequence ATGGCAGTCGCTACAGTTGCCGCCCGCTACGCCAAATCGCTATTGGATCTGGCGCAGGAAAAAGGCCTGACCGAGACTATGTATAAGGACATGCAGTTCTTCAAGAATACGGTGGATCAAAGTCGTCCATTAATGCTCATGCTGAAGAACCCCATTGTTCGTGCTGAGAAGAAAAGTGCCGTATTGACTGCCGCATTTAATAAGCGTGTTGATCCCATGACAATGGCGTTTTTTCAAATTATTGCCAAAAAGAATCGTGAGGGCATCATGGATGCCATTGCTGAACAATTCATCTCGCAATACAATAAATTGAAGGGAATTGAACGGGCCAATGTTGTTACAACTGTTCCATTGACAGATGCACAACGTGAGCAATTCAAGGCTATTGTCATGAAAACAACCGGTTGTAAGGTGGTTGAACTGGAAGAAAAACTGGACTCAAAGTTGATCGGTGGCTATGTGTTGAACCTTGGTGACCGTCAGGTTGACGGGTCTATTCGAAGCCAACTGAATGACCTGCGGTTGAAGTTTCTAAATTAA
- a CDS encoding Rossmann-fold NAD(P)-binding domain-containing protein, whose protein sequence is MTIPTQKTALVLGATGLIGNQLTHQLVNSSVYSNVKVLARKSLGWQHPRLQEVQFDFDHPNGLVTQADDIFCCLGTTMKKAGSKDAFQKVDYKYPLDIARLGLANGAQQFAIVTSMGADTESSFFYNRVKGEVERDLASLNFPTLLIFRPSLLLGNRSTARRTESRLGERIAEGAMRVLKPLIPIKYRAVEGSKVANAMFVTTQQQLTGNHIFESDALQAY, encoded by the coding sequence ATGACTATACCTACTCAAAAAACAGCTTTAGTACTTGGTGCAACAGGTCTTATTGGCAATCAATTAACTCACCAGCTTGTTAACTCCTCTGTCTATTCAAACGTCAAAGTTTTAGCACGAAAATCGTTAGGCTGGCAACATCCTCGCTTACAGGAAGTTCAGTTTGATTTCGATCATCCAAATGGATTAGTGACACAAGCCGACGATATATTTTGCTGTCTCGGTACAACAATGAAAAAAGCCGGTTCCAAAGATGCTTTCCAAAAAGTAGATTACAAATACCCGCTGGATATTGCCCGCCTTGGTTTAGCGAACGGTGCCCAACAGTTCGCTATTGTTACATCGATGGGTGCCGACACGGAGTCATCATTTTTTTATAATCGGGTCAAGGGCGAAGTAGAACGCGATTTGGCTTCATTAAACTTCCCAACGCTCCTTATTTTCCGACCCTCCCTCCTTCTTGGCAATCGGTCAACGGCTAGGCGTACTGAATCGCGGCTGGGCGAACGTATTGCCGAGGGGGCCATGCGCGTGCTGAAGCCCTTGATTCCGATTAAATACAGAGCTGTTGAGGGGTCAAAAGTTGCCAATGCCATGTTTGTAACAACACAGCAACAATTAACCGGCAATCATATTTTCGAGTCAGATGCCTTGCAGGCATATTAA
- a CDS encoding F0F1 ATP synthase subunit B has product MDLLTPDLGLLFWQVVVFLGLFLILRAFAWKPITESLNERENNIQSALDLAEKTRLEMTALKADNEKLLAQARTERDAILRGAKEASDKMIADSREKASAEGQRILEQARESMQNERQAIVAQMKKEVVILSLDIAEKVLRKELSDKTSQEKLVTDLVSNSRLN; this is encoded by the coding sequence ATGGATTTGCTAACTCCCGACCTCGGTCTTTTATTCTGGCAGGTAGTGGTTTTCCTCGGCCTGTTTCTTATTCTTCGTGCTTTTGCCTGGAAACCCATCACAGAAAGCCTGAACGAACGTGAAAATAATATTCAGAGCGCACTTGACCTGGCCGAAAAAACACGTCTGGAAATGACCGCCCTGAAAGCTGATAACGAAAAACTGCTTGCTCAAGCACGTACGGAGCGCGATGCTATTCTGCGTGGTGCTAAAGAAGCTTCCGACAAAATGATCGCTGATTCTCGCGAAAAAGCATCTGCTGAAGGACAACGTATTCTGGAGCAGGCACGCGAGTCGATGCAGAACGAGCGGCAGGCTATTGTAGCACAGATGAAAAAAGAAGTTGTTATCCTCTCGCTTGACATTGCTGAAAAAGTTCTTCGTAAAGAGCTTAGCGATAAAACATCACAGGAGAAATTGGTAACAGACCTTGTATCTAATTCACGCTTAAACTAA
- a CDS encoding GNAT family N-acetyltransferase, with translation MPTQSTLPANVDIRAVTPNDASIIYDFVCALEETTLDTTAFNSVFFFNLSNPHIHYLVAERQGNVLGFVSCHVQYLLHHSGKVGEIQELYVRPEVRNQHIGHQLIAALNQLSIEQNFVNLEVTTNQKRTDTIRFYEREAFTRTHIKLVKPIQS, from the coding sequence GTGCCTACTCAATCTACTTTACCGGCCAACGTAGACATTCGCGCCGTTACCCCAAATGACGCGTCAATTATTTATGATTTTGTGTGTGCGTTGGAAGAAACCACGTTGGATACAACAGCGTTTAATTCGGTTTTTTTCTTCAATCTCAGTAATCCTCACATCCATTACCTTGTGGCCGAACGGCAGGGTAATGTGCTCGGTTTTGTGAGTTGCCACGTTCAATATCTGTTACATCACAGCGGCAAAGTTGGTGAAATACAGGAGTTATACGTCCGGCCAGAAGTCCGAAATCAGCACATCGGACATCAGCTTATTGCCGCCCTCAATCAGCTTTCCATTGAGCAAAACTTCGTAAATCTGGAAGTTACAACAAACCAAAAACGTACGGATACCATCCGCTTTTACGAACGGGAAGCCTTCACCCGAACTCATATCAAATTAGTTAAACCCATACAATCCTGA
- the atpE gene encoding ATP synthase F0 subunit C: protein MFAMLFSLLLEATGSVSVMGAAIGAGLAAIGAGLGIGKIGGSAMEGIARQPEAAGRIQTAMLIIAALIEAVALFAAVICLLVATA from the coding sequence ATGTTCGCAATGTTGTTTTCTCTGCTGTTAGAAGCTACTGGTAGTGTTTCGGTTATGGGTGCTGCTATCGGCGCTGGTTTAGCTGCTATTGGTGCTGGTCTTGGTATCGGTAAAATTGGTGGTAGTGCAATGGAAGGTATCGCCCGTCAGCCAGAAGCGGCTGGTCGTATCCAAACTGCCATGCTGATCATCGCGGCTCTTATCGAAGCCGTTGCTCTGTTCGCAGCTGTAATTTGTCTGCTGGTTGCTACGGCTTAA
- a CDS encoding AtpZ/AtpI family protein — protein sequence MENSPGQPDENYPKKSALGDEPVKKVTEKTTSFVQFSGIAFQMLGTIGLGVYVGMKLDAWQNNHRPVWTIVLSLTAIGASLYLFIRQLTRK from the coding sequence AGCCCCGGCCAACCTGATGAAAACTATCCGAAAAAATCGGCTCTGGGTGATGAGCCTGTAAAAAAGGTTACCGAAAAGACGACATCGTTTGTTCAGTTTAGTGGAATCGCCTTTCAAATGCTGGGCACTATTGGGCTTGGGGTTTATGTCGGTATGAAACTAGACGCCTGGCAGAACAATCATCGGCCTGTCTGGACAATTGTTTTATCGCTTACCGCCATTGGCGCTTCGCTCTATTTGTTTATCCGACAATTGACGCGGAAGTGA
- a CDS encoding serine hydrolase, protein MRVSFLFTLFFSYTFITNGQTTRVDASLERQLRSALSGFRGDAGVYVYNLRTGKTVAINADTLFPTASTIKIPIQCGLFDKLHKGELTYTEPLVYKDSLHYDDGIVGSLKDGTKIPLSEVVMLMETVSDNTGSLWCQALAGGGTAINNWLETNGFHQTRVNSRTPGREASRTQYGWGQTTPREMANLLTYIRQGRAVSPDASDEMYRNLGRQYWDNDGLSQIPSEIKTACKNGAVNQSRSEVVFVHAPHGEYVYCIMTKNQKDESWERTNEGFELLRNVSAILWHHFEPKSTWKPAKGYEKWW, encoded by the coding sequence ATGCGCGTCTCGTTTCTTTTTACACTCTTTTTCTCATATACATTCATTACCAATGGCCAGACAACGCGCGTTGACGCTTCTCTGGAGCGCCAACTCCGTAGTGCATTAAGTGGCTTTCGGGGCGATGCTGGTGTTTATGTATACAATTTACGCACTGGAAAAACTGTTGCGATCAACGCCGATACGCTCTTCCCAACGGCCAGTACGATCAAGATTCCAATCCAATGTGGCCTCTTCGATAAGCTGCACAAAGGAGAGTTGACATACACTGAGCCGCTCGTTTACAAGGACTCACTTCACTACGACGACGGCATTGTGGGTTCCTTAAAAGACGGCACCAAAATACCGCTTAGCGAAGTGGTCATGCTCATGGAAACCGTGAGTGATAACACAGGCAGTTTGTGGTGTCAGGCTCTGGCGGGTGGCGGTACTGCGATTAATAACTGGCTGGAAACAAATGGATTTCATCAGACACGGGTCAACTCCCGCACACCGGGTCGCGAAGCCAGCCGCACCCAATACGGCTGGGGGCAAACCACCCCTCGTGAAATGGCGAACTTACTGACATACATACGGCAAGGGAGAGCCGTTAGCCCCGATGCCAGCGACGAAATGTATCGAAATCTGGGTCGTCAGTATTGGGACAATGACGGTTTATCGCAAATTCCATCTGAAATCAAAACAGCCTGTAAGAATGGCGCAGTTAACCAGTCGCGTTCGGAGGTTGTATTTGTTCACGCACCCCACGGGGAATATGTTTATTGTATTATGACAAAAAACCAGAAAGACGAAAGCTGGGAACGGACAAACGAAGGATTTGAGCTACTAAGAAATGTTTCAGCTATACTCTGGCACCACTTTGAACCGAAATCAACCTGGAAGCCAGCCAAGGGTTATGAAAAGTGGTGGTAA